In Setaria italica strain Yugu1 chromosome IX, Setaria_italica_v2.0, whole genome shotgun sequence, the genomic stretch GGAACTGAAGAAATATATCAATTATTCATACACCACATCAATCTGATTGGGTGTCAGTGTCACTACTCACTACGGTAAAGATGTGCTACATCGACTAGAGATGACCGTTTACAATACCCATCACCAACGGAAACGGACGTATAGTGAAAAGGGAACTACACACTAGCCATGAAGCAAATGTGTTCATTGTACTGCCTTCTCTAAGACCCTAACTACATAGCTAAACTCTATAGTATTCATCCTAACTTTTGCACTTGCAACCGGCGTACTATCCTGCACCTTAATCTTTTCAGCATCTGAGCTCCCATTGTATCAATCGGTGTATTAAAGATTGAAGCAGTATCTCAACTTGCTATCACTTGGACAGTGTCTCATTTGTATTGTTTTGAAGGCAATCGATTCAGTAGGTTGGTGCTCGTGAAAAATGGTAAGCATGATTTCTGTCAGGCACTTACATCAGCTTCATCCAGTGATGAAGACAAATAATTCAAGATGAACTCATCAAGGTCTCCTTCTAGGACTGAATCAGGGTCTGATACTTCATAGTTCGTCCGGAGATCTTTGACCATACGGTATGGCTGCCAAAAAGCAAGGAGATCAATCTTTTTACTAAAACTATTAAAACTAACAAGTCTGGTTGCAGAATTAATTCTGAAATTAAGTTTACGCTTAATAGCTCATTTCGCAATCTGGTTagctaagaaaaatataaatgttTGCCTTCTCTTATTTTAAAGCTGCAATAGAAAGATTGTGAAAGAGAATATAGATCACAACATGTAACTAGTGTAGCCATGAAGGGAAAGTAATCGCTagtttgctgcttctttttAGATTTTCAAAAATCCTGAGATCAGTATGCAAACAAAATAGAAATAGGAAGATTGACTTTATAGACTAGTAGCTCAGAGGAAACGCTGTGAACACAGGTAATGCTCTTGAGATGTCACAGTTTTATCATTGCTAGACTTGTTAGTTTAACCTGATACTCTCAAAATGGAAATCTTACATGGAGAACATAAGATCTTATTTGGTTGCCCCAGCTGATTTCGTTGAGTGATTGTGTGTGCTCAGCATTCATCTGTGCTTGGCGGGCAATCTCAAGCTGGTCCAGACGAGATTGGAGCACCGCCATCGCTGATGCCTTGTTCATGTGTTGTGATCTGCATTTCTCAAGAAGTACACTCTTTTCAACAATTATGTTTATAAACATGAAACCAAGAAATAGCCAAAATGTCATTTCTGTTTGATAAGGAATCACCCATCAATTAAGGGGAAATAAACCATTGCACTTATGCTGCATAGATTAACAATTCAATGCCCTGATGAGAAATGAATAAGGGTTTGAAATCCAAAGGAGAGACGTCAAATTTACCTTTCATTTTGACATGTTGCAGTTATACCAGTTGGAACGTGCACAATTCGAATGGCACTTTCTGTAGTGTTGGCATGCTGGCCACCAGGACCACCAGAACGGAAACGTTCTATCCGAAGATCAGAGTCTTTTATCTGGTATCGGCTAGAGGCAGCACCAAGAATAGGGAtcacagcaacagcagcaaagGAAGTGTGCCGCCGCTTTCCACTGTCAAATGGAGAAATTCGCACTAATCTATGAACTCCTACTTCAGCTTTGGCGTATCCAAATGCATATTCACCGTCAACTTTGATAGTGGCCCTCTGGAAATAACAGCTGTTTAATATGAGCACTTTTTCCCTAAATAATAATTTAATAAGAAAGTAACTGCCTCGGAAGAGGGCAAAATGTATGCCCAGATGGGATACATTTCAAGCAAAAGATATAAATAGCAAAAAGGCCTTTATGAATAAGTCGTTTATTCAGCAATAGGTATCGAGAAGTAAACCTTGATTCCTGCTATTTCACCAGGCATTTCTTCTACCACAGTGACTGTATATCCTCGTCGCTGAGCCCATGATCTATACATGTTCATGACCATTGCAGCCCAGTCCATGCTCTCAGTGCCACCAGCCCCAGCCTGAACCTGAAACCATCACCATAAGGAATCACCCCCTGAAAACCTCTTTGGAAAAGCATAGAAGGAGGATTCGTGCTTCAAGTACAAGAGCTCCAGATAGGTCAGTTCGCTGAAAATTCTTATAAACATAATGAAACGAAGGGAGTAAGATGGTGCACTAAATAAACCTCAATGAAGCAAGAGCAGGAATCATTTTCTCCAGAAAGTATCGCATTGAGTTCTTTCTCCTTTGCACTTCTTCTCATATCAGCTAAAGCACTCATGCTTTCCTGCATGACACATTTGAAGTGACGGATGAAACAAAAATAGGTGGTTTGGACAATGAATGGAACATATCTGTGCTGTGTTTCTAGCTTGTAGCATGTAATGAAGCACTGCACTCACTGTctcaagttcattatcattttcTTCACGTGCAAGCCTTAACATCTCAATGTGTTCAATTAATTCCTGCTCAAACTGGTTCACTGACTTAATCTTGCCCATGAGCTCACCGTGCTCACGGCTAACCCTCCCAGCGAAAACTGGATCATCCCAGAGGTCTGGCCTCTCCAACACCACAGCCAGTTGCTTCGTTCTCTCAAGTATCCATCCCCACtgtacaaataaaaaaaaacccgATTAAAACAGAATGAACTAGTCAAGCGAGCATAAACACACACCGCACTTAAGATGTTCGTTCATATGCTTAAAAGAATAAGTACCTAAGATGCATATCCTGCCGTCACAACACTTGGCAATTCACCAACTCAGCCTACGGAAAAGCACAAAGTACGGGGTGCCATGTGAGAATTGAACCTTGAGGCGCTTCTTAATGAGCTTGATGGACTGCgcgacggccgcggcgtggCTGCGCCAGTCGCTCTCGGCCTCGGGGAGGATCGTCCACCCCTTACCGGCAATGGAGTCCACCGTAAGGCCGTCCGCCGTCATCGGTGCCTTCGTCACCGCCGCCGTGGACGAAGAGGAGAACCACCGCGCCGGGTAGCGAAGGAGGGctgagtcggcggcggcggggaggtcaCCGATGGGCCCCAGGAGGGACGCCAAGGCAGCGCCATAGATGAGGAGGGGATGGGTAGGGTCTGGCGTCCTGCGGCGGAGGTGGGAGAGgaggcgcgccgccgctgatCTGGTTAGGAGGCGGGAAGCCATTTTCGTCTGCTACGAACTACGATGGTTGGACAGATCGACGCCGGTGAGGCCGTGAGGGGGAAGGCTGTGCAAAGGTTAGTCTTTTGAAGTGCGCTTTGATGCTTTGAAGGCGTACCGAAGAGGAAGGTGTTTTCGCACTTTTGAGCGGTTATTTATTGGAGTTCATACGAGTTAGGAGTATTAGAGTGCAATTGCGATGTATACGtgtttttaaaataatttataaaatATAAGATTTTTTATACTTATGAGTTTATAAGTATAGGTGCTTGATTGTTTGGTAAATAAACGGGAACATGCGAGAAAATCCACTTCTATATacgtttttgtattttttttccatcgAAAATGATAGTGGGATCTGAATATAGATACAGAAACAAACGAATATGAAGGCAATGTATGGTAATTCAAGAGTTTACCAGAATGACACGTTAATACAGAGCTCGTACTTCAAATTTTCCTGATGCCCGCTTCCTCTTGCTATATATACGTGCGTGTTGGGTAGAGAAGTCTCAACTCAGGAACCTGCATATTAGCAAAGGTACGCTCCTCTTCCAAATTTTAGGTTTCGATTCCATTATTTTGCTTGGCCTGCTACTGAAAATAGACAATGTTTGATGCTGTAGAGCTATAAGGTGTACAGTTCTGCGGAGCTCATGTTTGAAACATCAAGGTGATGCCCTTGCCTAATGTTTTAGATTCAATTTTTAGGGAATTTAAATGATCCATACCATTTGTTCAAACTTACAGTATATCTGATAACCACGGTTTCGGTTTCGTTGTTTTGCTTAGCCTACTTATATATTGGTGATTGTGATGAGCAGTGATACACAAATGAACAAAAGGCATAACTAATTTCTGCATAAAAGAATTTCTATGTGTGTGGTGTGTATATTGTGGTGCAACTTGTCTTGCTTATGCTACTTATCTATTTCCCAAATGTTAGTTGGTCCACACTTATCAAATACTTTAGCAACGATTTATGGTGGCATAGACCAAAAGGAATGATCATTGTGAATACTAAAAGTGGATTCTTTGTGAATCACACATTCCTCTAAAAAAATTTTATAGACCTATTTATCAGTATGGCTAGCTTAGTATACAATATTTACTTCAGAAGCCCTGCTAATTGCTATTAGTTTATTCTTTCAACGATATTTGATTTAATTGCTATTAGTTTGTTCTTTCAGCGATATTTGATTTAATTGCTATTAGTTTGTTCTTTCAGCGATATTTGATTTTTGGTTTGGTACTTTGGTTTGAGCAGCGGACTTGGTGAACTAGGTGGGCTGGATGGGATGAAACGACCACGTTTCCCTAAGCGCACAAGAGTTAAAGCACCACGCATCACAATGTCAGAGGATGTGCATCCTTACACCCGGTGGGGTTTGTGTATCCGATTGTTCCAGAAATTCAATGTGGAGGTGTTCACTTCTGATAGAAAGAGGCTCTACATTGTTTTGTTCAACAATCAGAAGGTACAACTTAAATGCATATTTAATTCTTGTTGTTGCACATAAAAAGTTATTTAAGAAGATATTACATTGTTAAAATATCTCATTTTGTTTGGAATAGGGTAAGAAAATGATGATATTATAAAGGATAACGAGATGGAATATTTAGAGCCTTTACTTATTGAGGAGAAGTCCTATTATATGTGGCGCATGTCTGTAGAATCAGCTCAGAGAAATAAGGAGTTTCTGCTAGCTGACAGTCCCTTCGTGTCGTTTAACTTCGGTTACTGTACTTAGTGAGATGACAAATGTGAATGAGCAATGCATCCCTCGTTCTTCATTGTTTATGACTTTTGATAGGTTTTGGGAGCACGCCTTTGATAGTGTTGGTGAGTGCACCTAAATTTAGCATATGGCAGATGTTATTGGCTGAGGTTAACAAAAGTTTTAATAACCATTTATCTCTTCGTTCTAGATGTTATTGGCATGGCTATGTACGTAAGTCATATTAGGTTTTCTATAGACATATTTTACAACCGAAACATATCAACAATAAATATTATTCTTATGGATTGAAGGtctgtacatatatatacatacagtGACTACAAAGTTTAGTATTAGCATATCAAAATTCAATTTCTTAAAGTTCTTCTAAAAAACCTGATTGCTTTTTTAGCTACAATATCATTACACTGGTTGTATGGGATAATATATTGATTGCTAATCTAAGTGCCTTGAAGAAATGCGCTAATGAGCGTGCTATTGTTGTTGCCACAACATTATGCCCTAAGAGCGATTCACAAATGTTGTTATCATATAAGTTATTCTATACGATGCAAGAAATCAATCTATGTTTAACATACAATATTTTTGTCCTCTTTTAATCAAATCACAGCCTCCATACAACTGACTTTAGTAGGATCTATTTTGGTCCGGATATTGCAGTGGCCAGCGAGTTAAGAAAAAGGTAATTGTAAATTTGATTTTAGGTATATTGAGATTTGTTTTATTTGCTATACTAATTTTATGCAAATAATTCTGTGTAGAATCAACAATGAGCTGAGTGCGCCATCCTCTCCATGAGTCAAATGTAGATGAAGAAATGTACTCTTGGCAAAAGAATACTTGGCACATGAAGACTATCTTTTGTGATGCTTTAGGTGTTTAGAATTGAGAATCTATTCACTCCGGTTATTTTGGGCAGAGCTTGGAGTGCCTGTCTTTTGCTAAGGTGTCTCTTTTGAAACTTCAATAAGGATTGTCATTAGTAATGTTTTAGGCAGCTTGGAGCATATGTTCTTAGGATATTTTAGGTTGGGCTCGGAGTGACTAAGTTTTTTGGGTAGTACTTATGGAAGTTTTTGTAATCTGTGATGTCCAGGAGGATGGTCTGAAGTGGTGTACTACCCATAAGTGATGTTCTTATTTCTTGTGTAGTCCTTATTTCTCAAGTGACTCAGCTTCTTACATGTTGTTAGTGTTGAATATCTTAAACTTCTTTGCTGGGGTGACTAAGCTTATTGGAAAGTGTTCATCAAAGCCTTTGTAATACCTAGAATAAAACCTTATTTCTTACCTATTCTGGAGGATTATTTTGTTTCTCTCGGTATAATGGTTTGGATGCGACATGCTTTTCTTGTGGTTATTATATCCTGACTAGTGGCGTTTTTTTGCGCCAATCCAAACCTTCAAAGGCCACATAAATTCAATCGCATTTGAATTTgttttttattatttcttctAAAGTTCTAGGGATCTAAATGATGCAAAactttgaaacaaacttaggaCACCTTCTGACATGGTGCTTGTGCTATGAATGAGAAGGCAATTCTTTCCTGATGGTACTAGACCTTGCTTCTTGAAATTTCTTCATTGAAGATTTCTCTTGGTCTTTTGAACCATTTGAACTTTTAAGCATTTATGCAAGTTTAGACTCATTTATCCTTTCAAGCATCACATATTAGATGACACGGATATTGCAGTAGAAGCCTATGAAGATTAGATTTACATATAGAATTATCGTCAGATTTACTTGTGATGACAATTGTCTGGCTTCCTGAGGCTTAACTTATtacttactccctccatcctgcaAAGAGTATCCTTTTAGGTTGCCCTAAGTCAAACTgttttaagtttgatcaaatttacaatgaagagtatcaatatttataacactaaatctgtatgctatgaaaatatatttcataatgaatctaatgaaacttgttAGACATCAAAAGCATTGTTATATTTTTACATAAACTTGATCTAACATAAgatggtttgacttaggacagaaCCAAAAggacactctttgcgggacggagggagtagattagATAATTCTATATGTTTTGCCATGTATATGTAATCAGCATCACCTTATGCTAGAATTGGAGAATCAAGAGGAAATAATCAGCATGATGATGTGTTTAAATAAAAAGTTCTAACTACCAAGTACTATTCAGTCCTGTACCGAACAGGTTTTCACGTATGATTGGAAAATTCACTACTCAGTATAATACAGCCTGAGTAGCAGCTAGCAATACTTCAGTGAGCAACAATCAATAATAAGAATGAGTGACTCAGTAATCAGTGGCACTACGGGAAATCTTCTCAAATTTTTACCACAGTCTCCATGTAtgatatcatgacatcttgacaaatcttgtgattttcagacttcgtttgctttttttagaatttaaaaaccattcgaccacacgttcatggtcgtgttttctgaacaaaatgttcaaaatttcttttcatttcctggatgagacctcaatccggattcaataacatgaatatgatttttccattgattttattccattatttcaatcacttgcaattaaaatttgacttaaatcaacaaatttctctaaatgaaattaattcattaaatatagcaaacagacgaagaaatagaccaacttttaacATGCAATACTAAATATcgtacgtggggagtagaaaaagcgTGGAGGGCAGAGGTGAAAAAAAGTtttatctttgccgagtgccttaaaaaacactcggcaaacaagtacttttgccgagtgtccaaagataacactcggcaaactaatacttttgccgagtgtcgatagaaaacactcggcaacctattagtttgccgagtgtcgataacggacactcggcaaaattctaACGGCCAGCACGCCCCCTGACGGACGGCGCACGTGCCAGTCACGTGCTGAGAGTTACCGAGTGTCAAATCTTTACCGAGTGACGTCTGGatgtttgtcgagtgttttctCTGACATTCGGCAACTAGGGTGTATGCCGAGTGTATAGGCACAGACACTCAGCAAACggcgtgtttgccgagtgcctgacaTAAAGCACTCGGCATATCTACTGTTCCGGTAGTGTGGACAACCACCTGCTAGCTAGATGACCGTACCACCTGCAAGTAATTGACATATGCTTACAAAGAACTAACATGTAATTTCTAATTGACAAGAAAATTATCAGGTGGCATGATGAGTATAATTTACATGGGCACCAAAGCATCTAGGAAAGCACCGCAACGCGAGAACATTAATGGTAAATTTGTATGGAGAAAATCAGGGCAATCACCATGCTGTGCAATTTGATGATCACATAATTGCAAAGACCAAAGAGAGAGCAGTCGGCTCAACATTTCAAACTACGTGAGCAATGAGGCCTTGTTCGCGTTCTTGGTCCGAGATGGCAGCACGCATAGACCTCCATTCGGCCGTTCCGTCGGCAGCTATTCGTTCGGCAACAAAACAAGGGACGCCTTTTGACTCTCTAGCCTAGCGCGACGCCTCCACTCCCCCAGGCAGGATAGCGACGGCCTGTTCTCCTCCCCGTGCTTGTGACTTGCCCACCACCGGTAActgctcgccctcgccctccACCAGCCCAGGAGCTTACCGTCGCCCGCACGGCTTGCTCCGACAGCTCAAGCCCCCATGCACGAAGCCTCCTCTACTCATGAAAACGACACAACCTCCACGCTGCCTCAGGAGCTGATGTAGAGCAACGCCACTGGCGGTGGGGAGCACGTCGGCCATTTGCGCCTCGGACGAGATGGCAGTCGACCAGCGCGAGCCTCAGAGGACCGATGCGGACGAAGACAAGCAGCGGCCGAAGCCGAtcgtggcggcggccgacgacAACAACGACACGGGGCCGAAGCGGATCGAAGAAGGAGAACAGCTCGCCACGGACCCACTCGTCGTGCTGGTGGACACGAACCCGCAAGCCTCAGGGGCAGCTTGCTACGGCTCGGCGGGCGCTCATCTCACCAGATGCAATGTAAGTCTTCAAATCCGCTCTCATCAAGCTGTTCAGATATGTCAGAAACGAACTGTTAATTAGTTTCGGACCCCATATTACTCAAAGCAATCGACTGAATCAATAAACCATAGTTGTCCTATACGTACGTACATTTTTAATTATCATTAAAAGGATCATTTGTTTTATGTTGCCACACTTGTATATGAAAGCAATCTTTTTACAGGAAAGAATGGGTGCTAAGCAACAAACCTTACCAGATTGCCTTAACTCTCAAGAAAATACAAGAAACATTAAAGACTGGCCATAAAATGGATGTAGATTGTTTCAACTTAGCTGTACGGAAACTTGCCTGTGAAGAACTCTAGATGTTGAAAGGAACTAAAAGAATTGTGCCAAAACACTACATGGACTTGAAGTTTTGCGTGAGTATTTTTTAATATCATGTAGTCACTCTTGTCGTCATGTTTATAGGCTTTAATAACATTTTATTATAGGATGCTTATCAGTTCTCAAGGGGCAGTAAGTTTCGTGCGAAGCTCAATACTCAACAGTTAGCAAAATTGGTTATTAGCTGGCCTTGGAGAAACTACGATGTCTCAAAGTGCAGATAGGTAATAATCCTTACCTTTGTATATTTTTAGAGAATATTTTCTCCCATCCTAATGCCTACGTTTCGATTGCAAATTCTTATTCCATGCTCAGATTCCATTACTGGAACATTCATGCTTGTTTGTACTAGACCTAAAGGCCAAAGTTGTCTTGTCTCTATACTAGACCCAGTTCCTATAAATCATTCGTACAGTAAGGAGCCACTACGAAAATATTTATATGAAATTCAACGTGTTTCCACTATCCTTGGAACTATCATGAAAATTGAATACCGGTGGAATAAGAGTGTTTATCTATGGGATCATACAATCCCAAATGGTGTTCAAATAAAAATAGATAGGTAACGTTCTTATACTCATGAGGATCTTCTTTATATAGCACAAACTGGATATTATGTTCTACTTTTCATGCGTGAATGGGATGGTGAAAGGCTACGAGTACTAACTCGCCTGGTGAGTATTCTGCATAGCACATCCCTACATAATTATTAGGACAAGGGccctaattattttttatacaaCTATCTGCATGATGTATGTGCAGGATGCATGTGAACTGAGGAAGCGCTTTTTAATACACCTACTAACGTAAAGGGGAACCAATATGCCTGCAACATACATGAAGTTCTACGAGATTATCTTGGATGCTACATTAGCCTCACAAATGGAAAAGCATGAATTGTTATAGCATTCTCTATCTCGATGATTGtaagaaaaaaattgtattGGCACGTTTTTCCATCATCTTTGATATGTATTTTGCTACTAAAATTTGTGGTTTAAACAATGTATCTATATTTCTTACAATGTTTTTTAAATAATAATCATTTTGTTCAAAACTTGTGTGCCACATGCCTTCACCTAGTTACACAAACAAAATCTTATGACAAAGACATTGTTGCTACTGCTGCTGACCATCCAATGCACATTTAGTCATAACCATTGTTCGCCTACTACAAGACCATTTGGCCCTAACGAGTATCGGTATACTCGGCTCAGATCCGTCAGGCTGAATAAGGTCATGTTTGGTTTGGAGCTCCTAAAGTTTAAgtgattaaagtttagtcccattTAATTCATAAACTGCCAAATATGGTGACTAaaatgggctaaactttagttcctaAACTTTAACTTTTTAGTCCCCAAGAGATTGCTAAAAGGGACTAAAGGAGACTATTGACAAGATCTGCCCCTCATTAATGCCCCGTCCCACCCCCAGTACCCCTCCGGATCCAATCCTCTACCCTCGCTCTCTCCCAATCCATTCCccatctcgctcgcaccctgCCCTCCCCGCCACCGTCCCCACTGCTCCctacgccgccaccgcccccgctCCTCCCCACACCTCTGCCGCCGTGCCTGCTCCTACCCAGTCCGGATCCACCATGGACGGCCACGGGAACGTCTA encodes the following:
- the LOC101756759 gene encoding peptide chain release factor PrfB2, chloroplastic; the protein is MASRLLTRSAAARLLSHLRRRTPDPTHPLLIYGAALASLLGPIGDLPAAADSALLRYPARWFSSSSTAAVTKAPMTADGLTVDSIAGKGWTILPEAESDWRSHAAAVAQSIKLIKKRLKWGWILERTKQLAVVLERPDLWDDPVFAGRVSREHGELMGKIKSVNQFEQELIEHIEMLRLAREENDNELETESMSALADMRRSAKEKELNAILSGENDSCSCFIEVQAGAGGTESMDWAAMVMNMYRSWAQRRGYTVTVVEEMPGEIAGIKRATIKVDGEYAFGYAKAEVGVHRLVRISPFDSGKRRHTSFAAVAVIPILGAASSRYQIKDSDLRIERFRSGGPGGQHANTTESAIRIVHVPTGITATCQNERSQHMNKASAMAVLQSRLDQLEIARQAQMNAEHTQSLNEISWGNQIRSYVLHPYRMVKDLRTNYEVSDPDSVLEGDLDEFILNYLSSSLDEADGTTLLDGD